In Microtus pennsylvanicus isolate mMicPen1 chromosome 12, mMicPen1.hap1, whole genome shotgun sequence, the following proteins share a genomic window:
- the LOC142832382 gene encoding N-alpha-acetyltransferase 11-like — protein sequence CRLCSWHPLWFSSLTGLSAANLNIRRAWPDDLMNMQPCNLLCLPENYQMKYYFYHGLAWPQLSYIAEDEDGKIVGYVLAKMEEDPDDVPYGHITSLAVKRSHRRLSLAQKLMDQASRTMIENFSAKYVSLHVRKSNRAALLLYSNTLNFQVSEVEPKYYADGEDAYAMKRDLFQMAKELRRQLVLKKGRYMVLGSKENQGSTLAGSEEACQQNPAGDDSGSDSKDSADVQDSLQDLDSSS from the coding sequence TGTCGCTTGTGCTCCTGGCATCCTCTTTGGTTCTCGAGCCTGACAGGCCTATCTGCTGCCAATTTGAACATCCGCCGTGCTTGGCCTGATGATCTGATGAACATGCAGCCCTGCAACCTGCTGTGCCTGCCCGAGAACTACCAGATGAAGTACTACTTCTACCACGGCCTCGCTTGGCCCCAGCTCTCCTACATTGCTGAGGATGAAGATGGCAAGATCGTGGGCTATGTCCTGGCCAAGATGGAGGAGGACCCCGATGATGTCCCTTATGGACACATCACCTCACTGGCTGTGAAACGTTCCCACCGGCGCCTCAGCCTGGCCCAGAAGCTGATGGACCAGGCCTCACGGACCATGATCGAGAACTTCAGCGCCAAGTATGTATCCCTGCATGTGAGGAAGAGCAACAGGGCGGCCCTGCTCCTTTATTCCAACACCCTGAACTTCCAGGTTAGTGAGGTGGAGCCCAAGTACTATGCAGATGGAGAAGATGCTTACGCCATGAAACGAGATCTCTTCCAGATGGCGAAGGAGCTGAGACGGCAGCTGGTGCTGAAGAAGGGCAGATACATGGTTCTGGGTTCCAAGGAGAATCAGGGCAGCACACTTGCTGGTTCTGAAGAGGCCTGTCAGCAGAACCCGGCCGGAGATGACAGTGGCAGTGACAGCAAAGACAGCGCTGATGTTCAAGACAGCTTGCAAGACTTGGATTCCTCCTCCTAG